In the Leptospira sp. WS4.C2 genome, one interval contains:
- a CDS encoding methylglyoxal synthase produces MVLIQRKMEITKKIVLIAHDNRKEDLLDWVKYNKGTLSKHHLSATGTTGKLIHEQIGLPVFRFISGPLGGDQQIGSKIVEDGIDFMVFFWDPLSAQPHDPDVKALLRIAVLYNIPMACNRSSADFLISSPLMEREYNRQLIDYGSRIPAKN; encoded by the coding sequence ATGGTACTAATACAAAGAAAAATGGAGATCACAAAAAAGATCGTCCTAATTGCACATGATAATAGAAAGGAAGATCTACTCGATTGGGTAAAATACAATAAAGGAACACTGAGTAAACATCACCTATCGGCTACAGGAACGACAGGAAAGTTGATCCATGAACAAATTGGCCTACCTGTGTTTCGATTCATTTCGGGTCCACTCGGTGGGGACCAACAAATTGGATCCAAAATTGTTGAGGATGGAATTGATTTTATGGTTTTTTTCTGGGATCCACTTTCTGCACAACCGCATGATCCCGATGTAAAGGCATTACTCCGAATTGCAGTATTATATAATATTCCAATGGCCTGCAACCGTTCCAGTGCTGATTTTTTAATTTCTTCTCCGCTTATGGAAAGAGAATACAATCGGCAATTGATTGACTACGGCTCAAGAATACCTGCAAAGAATTAA
- a CDS encoding peptide chain release factor 3, which produces MSPELIEREVRRRKTFAIIAHPDAGKTTLTEKLLLYGGAIQLAGAVKAKKEGKSATSDWMAMEKERGISITSAALQFEYKNSILNLLDTPGHEDFSEDTYRTLMAADTAVMVLDAGKGVEPQTIKLFRVCRDRGIPIITFINKMDRPTKDLYALLDEIEKVLGIKAVPDVWPLGTGFDFKGVYDLRDQQLYLFDRTPGGKQKAVFRMAGPNDPSLDEQFDAEIVTAFREQIDLVENGIGKVDKNMFLLGKETPVYFGSAVNNFGIELFLNKFLELAPGPDHIPLRDGNYLDPINAPFSAFVFKVQANMNKAHRDRIAFLRICSGVFERGLNVNHNRLDKPVKLSSSFAFFGQDRNTVDTAYPGDIIGLVNPGTYKIGDVLSTGNTPPLRPLPSFAPELFATISCKDTLQLKSFKKGLDQLAEEGILHLFTSRTIGGGVPIIGAMGKLQFEVFQRRLKDEYGAETSIHILPYGISRWVKKEDRSKIPSNANLVEDLFGNMALLFDTEWDMNYFHKNNEGIELLDNPPLED; this is translated from the coding sequence ATGTCTCCTGAACTCATAGAACGAGAAGTCCGTCGGCGAAAGACCTTTGCCATCATTGCCCACCCCGATGCGGGAAAAACCACACTCACTGAAAAGCTGCTTCTCTATGGTGGTGCGATCCAACTCGCCGGAGCGGTGAAAGCCAAAAAGGAAGGGAAGTCCGCAACCTCAGATTGGATGGCGATGGAAAAGGAGAGAGGAATTTCGATTACTTCCGCAGCCCTGCAGTTTGAATACAAAAATAGCATCTTAAACCTACTTGATACACCAGGTCACGAAGACTTCTCAGAGGACACTTACCGAACACTTATGGCGGCAGACACAGCCGTGATGGTTCTCGATGCCGGAAAAGGGGTCGAACCCCAAACCATCAAACTTTTCCGCGTTTGCCGCGACCGTGGAATTCCCATCATTACCTTTATCAACAAAATGGACAGACCCACTAAGGATCTGTATGCTCTTTTGGATGAAATCGAGAAGGTCTTAGGGATTAAAGCGGTTCCAGATGTATGGCCACTCGGAACCGGTTTTGATTTTAAAGGAGTGTATGACCTTCGGGACCAACAATTGTATTTGTTTGATCGGACTCCTGGTGGAAAACAAAAGGCCGTCTTTCGTATGGCCGGTCCCAATGATCCCAGTCTCGACGAACAGTTTGATGCAGAAATTGTTACTGCTTTTCGGGAACAAATTGATCTAGTCGAAAATGGAATTGGAAAAGTAGATAAAAATATGTTTCTACTAGGTAAGGAAACGCCGGTTTACTTTGGTTCGGCGGTAAATAACTTCGGAATCGAACTTTTTTTGAATAAATTTTTGGAATTGGCTCCTGGCCCTGATCACATTCCTCTCCGTGATGGGAATTATTTAGATCCTATCAATGCACCTTTTAGTGCTTTCGTTTTTAAAGTGCAAGCTAACATGAACAAGGCGCATAGAGATCGAATTGCATTTCTACGGATTTGTTCGGGTGTCTTTGAGCGTGGATTAAACGTAAATCATAACCGGTTAGACAAACCAGTCAAACTTTCCTCCAGTTTTGCATTTTTTGGTCAAGACAGAAACACTGTAGATACTGCCTATCCGGGAGATATTATAGGCCTTGTAAATCCTGGAACTTATAAAATTGGAGATGTTTTGTCTACTGGGAATACACCGCCTTTACGTCCTCTACCAAGCTTTGCACCAGAACTTTTTGCCACCATTTCTTGTAAGGACACATTACAATTAAAATCTTTTAAAAAGGGTTTGGATCAATTGGCAGAAGAAGGAATCCTTCACCTTTTCACCTCACGAACGATTGGTGGTGGTGTACCCATCATCGGTGCTATGGGAAAACTCCAGTTTGAAGTATTCCAACGTCGTCTAAAGGATGAATATGGAGCCGAAACTTCCATTCATATCCTCCCTTATGGAATTTCTCGTTGGGTGAAAAAAGAAGACAGATCTAAAATACCATCAAACGCTAATTTGGTGGAGGATTTATTTGGAAATATGGCTCTCCTTTTTGATACGGAATGGGATATGAATTATTTCCATAAAAACAATGAAGGGATTGAGCTTTTAGACAATCCTCCTTTGGAAGACTGA
- a CDS encoding 6-bladed beta-propeller, with the protein MSLRKLLSFFFLLVCTQIFPLDFPNFSLGEENAKEEFKRGLTYKNLREYSAAKERFQKAVNLKKDFHLARLELANNYYLLGEWEEALDELEILASKAKNDLLIVNKIETLRLAIAGGVTDKEKIYFKTIEGDSIRGYRFRNPVDITFDEDGNFYVAGFDTSNIIKFNAAGSPLSNWRGGITRKLERPVSLAYYNQKIYVADFARDEVLIFDLSGSYLSSFGGPGKGPGQFRGPSSLYIDPSGNLFVADSGNARIQKFNSNGKFILEFQGSGNSKLSNPSGITIHDGKIYVVDKENLRVVIFDGDGNTLNTIKRPEWKKPRSIRILDNQIFLTDELTGIWTYSLLHGEWKQLSKFRDKKGVYRVLFRPFATNMDTTGSLYFVDFGKHRIDIFSQKNTLLSNLDLKIESIDTSGFPDIHIYTRVRNRAGKEIMGIDRLSFRIFENDNMTPLFSLANKNKLNDKLSIAMVYENSESLKKGKLALEDGLFPFFRSLRDTDKIALYRAGKDSNLILAETVSLRDILAKIRDGIPEEKCNFGKASIAALQKLSLETGPKALIYLVSGESREDSFLQYQKSRIVSFAKAHSIPIYILTINPNLSLEDSWSDMTEPTNGRYIVLDGEGEERDLYKKLKSHTDYRYILSYKTDTNPELINRYIKLAIGVEHRGVKGRDEGGYFVPEPR; encoded by the coding sequence GTGTCTTTGAGAAAGTTACTATCGTTTTTCTTTCTATTGGTGTGCACACAAATTTTCCCTCTGGACTTTCCCAACTTTTCCTTGGGGGAAGAGAATGCCAAGGAAGAATTCAAACGAGGCCTTACCTATAAAAATTTAAGAGAATATTCAGCGGCGAAAGAACGATTTCAAAAAGCCGTAAATTTAAAAAAAGACTTCCATTTAGCACGTTTAGAGCTTGCAAACAATTACTACTTGTTAGGTGAATGGGAGGAGGCTTTGGACGAATTGGAAATTCTCGCCTCCAAAGCAAAAAACGATCTTTTAATCGTAAATAAAATAGAAACTCTTCGACTCGCCATCGCTGGTGGTGTGACCGATAAAGAAAAAATCTATTTCAAAACCATTGAAGGCGATTCCATTCGTGGTTACCGATTCCGAAACCCAGTGGACATTACCTTTGATGAAGATGGGAACTTTTATGTTGCCGGGTTTGACACTTCCAATATCATTAAATTCAATGCAGCAGGATCTCCCCTTTCTAACTGGCGAGGAGGAATCACAAGAAAACTGGAACGTCCCGTTTCTTTAGCCTATTACAATCAAAAAATTTATGTTGCGGACTTCGCACGAGATGAAGTGTTAATCTTTGATCTTTCGGGAAGTTATTTATCTTCTTTTGGTGGACCCGGAAAGGGACCGGGACAATTCCGAGGTCCCTCTTCTCTTTATATTGATCCCAGTGGAAATCTTTTTGTAGCTGATTCCGGAAATGCTAGGATTCAAAAATTCAATTCCAATGGAAAATTTATTTTAGAGTTTCAAGGTTCAGGAAATTCCAAATTAAGTAACCCTTCGGGGATTACCATTCATGATGGTAAAATTTACGTTGTAGATAAAGAAAATCTTCGTGTTGTAATTTTTGACGGTGACGGTAATACGTTAAACACAATCAAAAGACCCGAATGGAAAAAACCAAGAAGCATTCGTATTTTAGACAATCAAATATTTTTAACAGACGAATTAACGGGAATTTGGACCTACTCGTTGTTACATGGCGAGTGGAAACAACTTAGTAAATTTCGAGATAAAAAGGGTGTGTATCGGGTTTTATTCCGTCCTTTTGCAACGAATATGGACACCACAGGAAGTTTGTATTTTGTAGATTTTGGAAAACATCGAATCGATATATTTTCTCAAAAAAACACCTTACTTTCTAATTTAGATTTGAAAATAGAATCTATTGATACTTCTGGATTTCCAGACATTCATATTTACACTCGTGTTCGGAACCGTGCAGGTAAAGAAATTATGGGCATCGACCGTTTGAGTTTTCGAATTTTTGAAAACGATAATATGACACCTCTTTTCAGTTTAGCGAACAAAAATAAGCTAAATGATAAACTAAGTATTGCGATGGTTTATGAAAATAGTGAGAGTTTAAAAAAAGGAAAACTTGCCCTGGAAGATGGTCTCTTTCCTTTCTTTCGTTCACTCCGAGATACCGATAAAATTGCTCTATACCGGGCTGGGAAGGATAGTAATTTAATTCTGGCGGAAACAGTTTCCTTACGTGATATACTTGCAAAAATTAGAGACGGTATTCCAGAAGAAAAATGCAATTTTGGAAAAGCTAGTATAGCCGCCTTACAAAAGTTATCATTAGAAACGGGACCTAAGGCCCTTATTTATTTAGTTTCTGGTGAAAGTAGAGAAGATAGCTTTTTGCAATACCAAAAATCTAGAATTGTTTCTTTTGCCAAAGCTCATTCCATTCCTATCTATATTTTGACTATAAATCCAAATCTGTCGCTTGAAGATTCCTGGTCTGATATGACAGAGCCAACCAATGGTCGTTATATTGTTTTGGATGGGGAAGGAGAAGAAAGGGATTTATATAAAAAACTAAAATCTCATACAGACTACAGATACATTCTATCCTATAAGACTGATACGAATCCAGAGTTAATCAATCGGTATATTAAACTGGCTATTGGTGTGGAACATAGAGGTGTGAAGGGTCGAGATGAAGGAGGATACTTTGTTCCAGAGCCTCGTTAA
- a CDS encoding FecR domain-containing protein encodes MKFQNFLKLISLCPLKRWEETSTFSVLIRTVLNQKIRFAFIIFYFFLSPIHSESKQQRIQPPEGDGITIIVEKGQTLSIISKTYLDDPRKWKELLKSNQIDNPNLIIPGMKLWIPKSLGKKPLADIQRYTGKTEVLKVSQKQSDWAGANVGEGLYTKDEVRTFKESEAQFLLLSGSRFEITENSHIIMEKGKSDSEPDELYLRKGRIRSIIQKKPSSNQRMFLLRTDAAVSEVKGTDFITEVDGSGNTTLSCYEGLVAVSAQNVTVNVASGFATYVEKGKPPLKPFALPDPPKPKEE; translated from the coding sequence ATGAAGTTTCAGAATTTCCTCAAACTGATTTCTCTATGTCCATTGAAAAGGTGGGAGGAAACTTCCACCTTTTCCGTTTTAATCCGAACTGTTCTCAATCAAAAAATCCGATTCGCATTTATTATCTTCTATTTTTTCCTTTCCCCCATTCATTCTGAATCAAAACAACAGAGGATCCAACCACCCGAAGGTGATGGAATTACCATCATTGTGGAAAAAGGACAGACCTTAAGTATCATCTCCAAAACTTATTTGGATGACCCGAGAAAATGGAAGGAACTCCTGAAATCCAACCAAATAGACAATCCTAATCTCATTATCCCAGGAATGAAATTGTGGATTCCTAAAAGTTTAGGGAAAAAACCGTTAGCAGACATCCAAAGATATACAGGAAAAACCGAAGTTCTCAAAGTTTCTCAAAAACAATCTGACTGGGCAGGTGCCAATGTCGGTGAAGGCCTGTATACAAAAGATGAAGTGCGAACCTTCAAGGAATCAGAGGCACAATTCCTTTTACTTTCTGGATCAAGGTTTGAAATCACAGAAAACAGTCATATCATTATGGAAAAAGGAAAATCGGATTCCGAACCGGATGAACTTTATCTCCGTAAAGGTAGAATTCGCTCCATCATCCAAAAAAAACCGTCGTCTAACCAACGTATGTTTCTACTACGAACAGATGCGGCTGTCTCCGAAGTGAAAGGTACTGACTTCATTACAGAAGTGGATGGATCTGGAAACACAACTCTTAGTTGTTATGAAGGATTAGTCGCTGTCAGTGCCCAAAATGTAACAGTGAATGTGGCATCCGGATTTGCCACTTATGTGGAAAAGGGGAAACCACCTTTAAAACCGTTTGCTTTACCAGATCCACCGAAGCCAAAAGAAGAATGA
- a CDS encoding tetratricopeptide repeat protein — MFQSLVKLSYILYFGLVLFVSATFLKAETTTLEDIAEGKRYQSENNCRKAIQFYQSALQKNRNSIDAKLGVADCSFKLAAYRESKKFYLEILERETKHIPAVTGLSEIYLLDSNFSAIAKLIDPLLIEFPNHTALRITEAKSLQKQGKLDSAIFKLKSLTAKLEEPSDLLRMLAELYFTKQNYNEAYNSIDSYTKKEPNDPDGFAFKAKVLLYQNYFHPNQLKSVLPMVEEALNNSLNLDSKGEQARFYSVYHDIILSNLTSNKEIKKRAFRSIYELAREFPDNQLYHSLEANLAWELGETKFATYHYRRALQLDDLDEILRFEAEEYTIGSEKEESKLRRELGDYRRDRFYSEKHSLYHKSSLFHLKRAKDLSPQTPVIRKELLEFYNQTGETVKYTNLLLRLREEDPNSFKLQNKLEFAIKNLKESIEFREGYLQIDPNAIQENTVRFSPEVYVFDLESSLPFPYHLQAGRLLADAFRYNLKQIQSVRVIDGDEFRHIRGLLKESNYHPFSQTLPFTIDNLHLLDTKRKNATKVRYVVHGKYQIIDGDIRLDVSVYDRDNLKDIVTWSTNQRGRDSLPTIIHRIAERIRDLLPKEGKILKVKKDEVIVSLGKEDGLKKDSKLEFQRKGKLLFRGEITELGKSISSVKPNMRGWEKELATGDDVILPKDSDIEMKDK; from the coding sequence TTGTTCCAGAGCCTCGTTAAGCTAAGTTACATCCTTTATTTTGGTTTGGTATTATTTGTATCAGCAACTTTTTTAAAAGCGGAAACAACCACCCTTGAGGATATAGCAGAAGGAAAACGATACCAATCAGAAAATAATTGCAGAAAAGCTATCCAATTCTATCAATCTGCATTACAAAAGAATCGCAACTCGATCGATGCAAAACTTGGAGTTGCAGATTGTAGTTTTAAACTCGCCGCGTATAGGGAAAGTAAAAAGTTTTATTTGGAAATTCTCGAAAGAGAAACCAAACATATTCCGGCAGTGACTGGGCTTTCCGAAATCTATTTACTAGATTCTAATTTTTCTGCTATCGCAAAATTAATCGATCCCTTACTAATCGAATTTCCAAATCATACAGCGCTACGAATTACCGAGGCTAAGTCCTTACAGAAACAAGGAAAACTAGATTCTGCAATTTTTAAACTTAAAAGTTTGACTGCAAAACTGGAGGAACCATCTGATTTATTGCGTATGTTAGCTGAACTATATTTCACCAAGCAGAATTATAACGAAGCCTATAACTCTATAGATTCTTATACAAAAAAAGAACCAAATGATCCCGATGGGTTTGCTTTCAAAGCCAAAGTCCTTTTATATCAAAACTACTTTCATCCAAACCAATTGAAGTCAGTCCTGCCAATGGTAGAAGAAGCTCTAAACAATTCACTCAACCTTGATTCGAAAGGAGAACAGGCAAGGTTCTATTCTGTATATCACGATATCATTCTTTCAAACTTAACTTCCAACAAAGAGATTAAAAAAAGAGCCTTTCGATCCATTTATGAATTAGCTAGAGAATTTCCTGACAACCAACTTTACCATAGTTTGGAAGCTAATCTTGCTTGGGAATTGGGGGAGACAAAATTTGCCACTTACCATTATCGAAGAGCTTTGCAATTAGACGACCTAGATGAAATTCTGCGATTTGAAGCTGAAGAATATACCATTGGTTCAGAAAAGGAAGAGTCCAAATTACGTAGAGAATTAGGAGACTACAGAAGGGATCGTTTTTATTCAGAAAAACATTCACTTTATCATAAAAGTTCCTTGTTTCATTTAAAACGTGCCAAGGACTTAAGTCCACAAACACCCGTCATTCGAAAAGAATTGTTAGAGTTTTATAACCAGACAGGTGAAACAGTAAAGTATACCAATTTATTGCTCCGCCTTAGAGAAGAAGATCCGAACTCCTTTAAACTCCAAAACAAACTAGAGTTTGCTATCAAAAATCTAAAAGAATCGATAGAATTCAGAGAAGGTTACCTCCAAATAGATCCCAACGCGATCCAGGAAAACACAGTCCGTTTTAGTCCTGAAGTTTATGTTTTTGATCTAGAGTCCAGTTTGCCTTTTCCCTATCACTTACAAGCGGGTAGACTTTTAGCGGATGCATTTCGTTATAATTTAAAACAGATACAGTCAGTCAGAGTAATAGATGGAGATGAATTTAGACATATCCGAGGTTTACTGAAAGAATCTAATTACCACCCATTCTCACAAACGCTTCCATTTACAATTGATAATCTCCATCTCTTAGATACAAAAAGAAAAAATGCGACTAAGGTTCGTTATGTTGTTCATGGTAAATATCAAATCATTGATGGAGACATTCGCCTTGATGTTTCAGTCTATGATAGAGATAACCTTAAAGATATTGTTACTTGGTCTACAAACCAGAGAGGTCGCGATAGTTTACCAACGATCATCCACCGCATTGCCGAGCGAATCAGAGATTTACTTCCGAAAGAAGGGAAAATCTTGAAAGTCAAAAAGGATGAGGTCATCGTATCTCTTGGGAAAGAGGACGGATTAAAAAAAGATTCAAAATTGGAATTCCAAAGAAAGGGAAAACTACTGTTTCGAGGGGAAATTACAGAACTCGGTAAATCCATATCTTCGGTGAAACCAAATATGCGAGGATGGGAAAAAGAATTGGCAACTGGAGACGATGTCATTCTTCCCAAGGACTCTGATATAGAGATGAAAGATAAGTAA
- a CDS encoding PP2C family protein-serine/threonine phosphatase gives MYYVRWFRELYGNFLFVIQTKSFLKLFLSIIAFLIVPYFLLVASMIHSHYREALDWNQRFQLIRIQLLAIDLENQIREEINLDLVERKTVGFLSPSDFEKVSKNCDSLSPHIKEIQELMLVSCRLDSDKKSYLFIFDGKQISIHSAKFLEDALLDSPFSDPNEGLFVLNNDGKFGISGFIEDDFLVSDFWKRDVKSSLQIRSNLPSLRETGKEEMDYFVVSFPMYGLPLHLFIVSPKDLVLVPIKDSLKKNVVILFTLFVFSFLFSIVITLREIESKQKLRLLLQEFPHSAILFDPKGKVLLENLEIEPKLLVTELYRDQLSIKEWIEKEVSSFLKSVSKIQNEQTKLRREESDFYSEDGSVYLIEITYQLWYLEQKYQFASGALVLVQNVTKKRQEFEKEMEYAKDLQKKYLPNRIIILPYLDYEVLYKPLIQVGGDYYDYIDLGNNRSIFAIGDVIGHGVKAAMMMTVLRVLFHQIVKTESDPKRILSRMNEGVSTNFPDPYAFVPFLFLLFDFDKRTVQYGNAGHPGMLYQSKSEMSCPEKLNPMFGMIQTMEPKILEFPIVKGDRFYLFTDGLKDVENAKQEKLWEKELVQFFSSVGTKHMSLIKQELELKINSYSEGIPFLDDITWIGIEVI, from the coding sequence GTGTATTACGTTAGGTGGTTTCGAGAATTGTATGGAAATTTTTTATTTGTAATCCAAACTAAGTCCTTTCTTAAGTTATTTCTCTCTATTATCGCGTTTCTTATTGTCCCCTATTTCCTCTTAGTTGCATCCATGATCCACTCGCATTACAGAGAAGCATTGGACTGGAACCAAAGATTCCAATTGATTCGGATTCAACTCCTTGCCATTGATTTAGAAAACCAAATCAGAGAAGAAATCAATTTGGATCTTGTGGAAAGAAAGACCGTTGGTTTCCTTTCTCCCTCAGACTTCGAGAAAGTTAGTAAAAACTGTGATTCGTTAAGTCCTCATATAAAAGAAATTCAAGAATTAATGCTTGTAAGTTGTAGGTTAGATTCAGACAAAAAATCCTATCTTTTTATTTTCGATGGAAAACAGATTTCTATCCATTCTGCAAAATTTTTGGAAGATGCCCTTTTGGATTCTCCGTTTAGTGATCCCAATGAAGGACTCTTTGTCTTAAACAATGATGGAAAATTCGGGATTTCCGGATTCATTGAGGATGATTTTTTGGTTTCTGATTTCTGGAAAAGAGATGTTAAATCCTCTTTGCAAATCCGTTCTAACTTACCAAGTCTTCGTGAGACGGGAAAAGAGGAAATGGATTATTTTGTGGTCAGTTTCCCTATGTATGGTCTTCCCCTTCACCTATTCATTGTGAGTCCTAAGGATCTGGTTCTTGTTCCGATAAAAGATTCCTTAAAGAAGAACGTTGTGATATTGTTTACCCTATTTGTATTCTCTTTTCTATTTTCTATAGTGATTACTCTAAGAGAAATCGAATCTAAACAAAAGTTGAGACTTCTTTTGCAGGAATTCCCTCATTCCGCTATCCTTTTTGATCCCAAAGGAAAAGTCCTATTAGAGAATCTCGAAATTGAACCAAAACTATTAGTAACAGAACTATATCGTGACCAACTTTCGATTAAGGAATGGATTGAAAAAGAGGTCAGTTCTTTCTTAAAATCCGTCTCCAAGATTCAAAATGAGCAAACTAAACTTAGGCGAGAAGAATCGGATTTTTATTCCGAGGATGGTTCCGTTTATCTAATTGAAATCACTTACCAACTTTGGTATTTAGAGCAGAAATACCAATTTGCAAGTGGGGCACTGGTTCTTGTACAAAATGTAACAAAAAAACGCCAAGAATTTGAAAAGGAAATGGAATATGCAAAGGATTTACAAAAGAAATACCTTCCCAATAGAATTATTATCTTACCTTACTTAGACTATGAAGTATTGTACAAACCTCTTATCCAAGTGGGTGGGGATTATTATGACTATATTGATTTAGGGAACAATCGTTCCATTTTTGCAATTGGTGATGTCATTGGTCATGGAGTGAAGGCAGCCATGATGATGACTGTACTTCGTGTTTTGTTTCATCAAATTGTTAAAACAGAATCCGATCCTAAAAGAATCCTTAGTAGAATGAATGAAGGGGTATCCACCAATTTTCCAGATCCCTATGCATTTGTTCCCTTTTTGTTTTTGTTATTTGATTTCGATAAAAGAACTGTGCAATATGGAAACGCCGGACATCCGGGAATGTTATACCAATCAAAGTCAGAGATGAGTTGTCCTGAAAAATTAAATCCGATGTTTGGTATGATCCAAACTATGGAACCAAAGATTCTAGAGTTCCCTATAGTAAAAGGAGATAGATTTTATCTTTTTACTGATGGCTTAAAAGATGTAGAAAATGCAAAACAGGAAAAGTTATGGGAAAAAGAACTTGTCCAGTTTTTTTCATCCGTGGGGACAAAACATATGTCACTCATTAAACAAGAGTTAGAGCTAAAGATCAACTCCTATAGCGAAGGTATTCCCTTTCTAGATGATATCACCTGGATCGGGATTGAAGTGATCTAA
- a CDS encoding LptF/LptG family permease, producing MAKPVDLRTVRVFSKDDLPPDFMVDTDRLGKWKRFKPSILRIYILKEILSPFLVALSFFTMIYMAVAIQKMIGLFVGKGVDFFRLLDYMGYVFGNTLPMTIPMACLMSGIMAAGRLSGDSEITAMRASGVSFPYIYSNFLVFGFLMTLIVGYLNFYLGPDNTRKMKEFDNWIATYNPLLAIQPGQFSGDKTQDFFSEKGRTMYSGGIDADGNLSNVQIREWAISADGTDLIMVNNLAVPMGGSKMLQIINAKEGLLVEKKNINGEYEKSVRLRKGYVIEWDPETNAIGITNFMDGEMDYNTPAKKDTKTMSINVKPDTFSLPMLFEIRNAIESEGLEKIPGLEILKEYGLSIKGVGGLKQMVEQFKYELIIGATSGNQEDMAQKFALFTQLSELLNESKKTLTGFNVEIHKRFATPISCQIFFFLSFPLGLVVKRSGKGMSFTLAVVFLLIYYTFFIFGSGISYKENVPDWVGPWSANIVIATLSIYIMISRTDAKLPESIRKRLGFYFRLQDQLEDRLELIKNRFRKPK from the coding sequence TTGGCTAAACCAGTCGATTTACGTACGGTCAGAGTCTTCTCCAAAGATGACTTACCGCCTGATTTTATGGTGGATACTGATCGTTTAGGAAAGTGGAAACGATTTAAACCCTCTATATTAAGGATTTACATTTTAAAGGAAATTCTTAGTCCATTTCTTGTAGCACTTTCTTTTTTTACTATGATTTATATGGCAGTGGCCATCCAAAAGATGATTGGTCTTTTTGTGGGCAAAGGAGTCGACTTCTTTAGACTTTTAGACTATATGGGTTATGTTTTTGGAAACACCCTTCCTATGACTATTCCTATGGCTTGCCTAATGTCAGGAATTATGGCTGCAGGTCGATTGTCTGGAGATTCAGAAATCACTGCGATGCGTGCCTCGGGTGTTTCTTTTCCCTATATCTATTCAAATTTTCTGGTATTTGGCTTTTTGATGACTCTTATCGTTGGTTACTTAAATTTTTATTTAGGTCCAGATAACACTCGTAAAATGAAGGAATTTGATAATTGGATTGCCACATATAATCCCTTACTTGCGATTCAACCAGGTCAATTTTCCGGAGATAAAACTCAGGATTTTTTTTCTGAGAAAGGCAGGACCATGTATTCAGGCGGAATTGATGCCGATGGGAATTTAAGTAATGTCCAAATCCGTGAATGGGCAATTTCTGCAGACGGAACTGACCTTATCATGGTGAATAATCTGGCTGTTCCCATGGGTGGATCAAAAATGTTACAAATCATAAATGCCAAAGAAGGTTTGTTAGTTGAAAAGAAGAACATAAACGGTGAGTATGAAAAGTCTGTTCGTCTTCGTAAGGGATATGTAATTGAATGGGACCCGGAAACCAATGCCATTGGAATTACAAACTTTATGGATGGGGAGATGGACTACAATACTCCTGCAAAAAAAGACACCAAAACGATGAGTATCAATGTTAAACCAGACACGTTCTCCTTACCGATGTTATTTGAAATTCGCAATGCTATCGAATCGGAAGGATTGGAAAAAATTCCAGGTTTAGAAATTCTTAAAGAATATGGGTTATCCATCAAAGGTGTGGGTGGTTTAAAACAAATGGTCGAACAATTTAAGTATGAATTGATCATTGGTGCAACCAGTGGTAACCAAGAAGATATGGCTCAGAAATTTGCACTCTTTACGCAATTATCTGAACTTCTGAATGAATCTAAAAAAACCCTAACCGGATTCAATGTAGAAATTCACAAACGTTTCGCCACACCCATTTCTTGCCAAATTTTCTTCTTTTTGTCTTTTCCATTGGGTTTAGTTGTCAAACGATCGGGAAAAGGAATGAGTTTTACTTTGGCCGTTGTTTTTCTATTAATCTATTATACATTCTTTATCTTTGGTTCTGGCATTTCGTATAAGGAAAATGTTCCGGATTGGGTTGGGCCGTGGTCTGCAAATATTGTGATCGCCACTCTTTCCATCTACATTATGATTTCCCGAACAGATGCAAAATTGCCGGAATCCATTCGAAAACGGTTGGGGTTTTACTTTCGATTGCAAGACCAGTTGGAAGATCGATTGGAACTGATAAAAAATCGCTTCCGAAAACCCAAATGA